One window from the genome of Carnobacteriaceae bacterium zg-84 encodes:
- a CDS encoding MFS transporter: MLINKNFTKLWFGRLMSNYGDSVVYIVLIWYIMQNTQDMFWVGALNAAAFAPTMLSFLFGNLIDRHKKGKILVILELGQALGNLMILFAMFCLPIMPLLLCAIVFFSCMFSMNTYPVQDAFVPLLVKEEKLEAAQSYMSIGYKIADYLFNGTIGFVLKMISPIVLLLSSIGSFLLSATLFQKIDCKEEIKELHHEKSESVFEGFKIIFSNPLLRMLTISSAICNFGFSGFNVYTAQISKSLNDPTLLGLISAMLSVGCLFGSTFIVHKVLKGMATYQKMIIGYCFFGFCMAIMSFFVSGYWTVLAGMLVSGFFLGIVQTVTTPIIQSSIPNEQLGKVFATQGTISVGIMPVSSLIWGVLANYISVDIFFVIFGIIYVSCSAIFFYQRNKVVS; this comes from the coding sequence ATGTTAATTAATAAAAATTTTACAAAACTATGGTTTGGGAGATTGATGAGCAATTATGGAGATAGTGTTGTGTATATTGTATTGATATGGTATATCATGCAAAATACACAAGATATGTTTTGGGTAGGAGCCCTTAATGCAGCTGCTTTTGCTCCGACAATGCTCTCTTTTTTATTTGGTAATTTAATTGATAGACATAAAAAGGGTAAAATACTTGTCATACTAGAATTGGGACAAGCGTTAGGAAATCTCATGATTTTATTTGCGATGTTTTGTTTACCTATTATGCCACTTCTTTTATGTGCTATCGTCTTTTTTTCTTGTATGTTTAGTATGAATACGTATCCTGTGCAAGATGCGTTTGTTCCACTTTTAGTGAAAGAAGAAAAATTAGAAGCGGCACAATCCTATATGTCTATTGGTTATAAAATAGCAGATTATTTATTTAATGGGACGATTGGATTTGTATTAAAAATGATTAGTCCTATAGTATTGTTGTTGTCTTCAATAGGAAGTTTTTTATTATCTGCAACTTTATTTCAAAAGATTGATTGCAAAGAAGAAATAAAAGAGTTACATCATGAAAAGTCAGAATCCGTTTTTGAAGGATTTAAAATTATTTTTTCAAATCCACTATTAAGAATGTTGACGATATCTTCTGCGATTTGTAATTTTGGATTTTCAGGATTTAATGTGTATACTGCACAAATTTCTAAAAGTTTAAATGACCCTACTTTATTAGGCTTAATTAGTGCGATGTTATCTGTAGGCTGTCTTTTTGGCAGTACATTTATTGTTCATAAAGTATTGAAAGGGATGGCGACTTATCAAAAAATGATAATCGGGTACTGTTTTTTTGGATTTTGTATGGCAATAATGTCCTTTTTTGTTAGTGGATATTGGACAGTACTAGCAGGTATGTTAGTATCGGGCTTTTTTCTGGGAATTGTTCAAACTGTTACGACACCTATTATCCAATCTTCTATTCCAAACGAGCAATTAGGGAAAGTATTTGCCACACAAGGAACAATATCTGTGGGGATTATGCCAGTATCATCATTGATATGGGGGGTTCTAGCTAATTATATTTCTGTTGATATATTTTTTGTGATATTCGGTATCATCTATGTAAGTTGTTCAGCAATATTTTTCTATCAACGAAATAAAGTTGTTTCATAA